TAAAAATTAAACTCCATCATTCTTAAATAATATCATGAATAGCAGCGGGCTTTAGCCCGTTGATTTCTTTTAGACGTATTGCTGACTTTAGTCAAAATCTAAAATTTTCTCCTGCCTATCAATAGAATCAGGCTTCAGCCCTTACTTTAAAATGCAGCACTCATATGACTTTAGTCAAAACGAAAATCCTCTTACTTTGCCAAAGTTTTAGTCAGCATGAAAATCACTTTGGCAAAGTTGATAAGATAAGCCGGATAAAGAAAATACTCAGCATAGGAATAATAGTTTTTAACTTTTCAGACGCTGTCAAAGTCCAGGATTTTGACAGCGTTCTTTTTTAATCAGTGACAACGTTTAAATTAAAAATGAGTACAACATTCCACGTCTGGCATAATTTTTTATTAGTGTTTCATAACTTACTGAAAATGATTATGAAAAGCAAGATCCTTATCCTCGACAATAAAATATATTCCCTCTCTAAAATTTCCAATTTTCTAAAGCAGAAAAAGTTTGAGGTGGTGAAGCCTACCGAAACCCAAAGTGTGTTCAATATCTGTTCAAAAGCTGATCTCGACGCCGTAATTATCGATTTAAGACTGTTTGGTGAAAAATCGAACATTTTCATTCAGAACCTGAAAGAGAATGTGCTGCCTGAAAATGTGAAACTCATCACGATTTCCGACCGCACCTCTACCCACCAGATATTCGACAGAATCGCTACAGATGCCTGATTAATAGTATTAAAAAAAACGGTTCATTCTGCTTAAATTTTCTTTCCCCATCAGTATTGCAGTATTCATTGAGAACCAGTATTTTAGCGGCTTCAAAAATCGTTTCAATTCCTCTCATGAAAATAAAACATTTCCCCCTTATACTGGTATTTTTTTTCAGTTCACTTGTAACTGCGCAGTCCGCTTCAGTCTATACCGTTTTCCGGTTGCCGGAATACAACCTCCTTTTCGTTCAGTCTCACCTCAGCAGAGTGAGTGAAAACGCTACCGACGAAGAAGTGGATGCTTTTCTGGAAGCATCTCTTCAGGATATGATTTCGGCTCTCAGCGACGCAGATAAATCAGCTCTTGGTTCTACCACAGAAGCTGACCGTACTAAACTGGAAAAGATGTTGCTGAAAAATTTTGATCTTATGGAATTCGAGACGCATGAGGTTGCCAAAAAAGAAAGGACCCGCTATACCAACGTTTATCAAGACTTGGGCTATACTGTTTATACTTTCCCGGCTAAAACCATTGCCTTACAGAATATTTCCCATACCAGTGCTTTAAATGATTTTCCTCTCTATTCCACAAATACGGTCGCGAAGTTAAAAGAATCAGGGAAGAAAAATTTTCTTGCTCAACTTTCATTTCTTCAACTGAAGGTTAATTATGCCGACTGGCGCGAAGATAAATTAAGTGATTACAAAAAGCGTGGTTTGCAGGAAATGACGGGACAACTCCCTTTTGCTTTGAAAGACCATGATTATTATGGAAAAACCGATGATAAAACGGGGGTTCAGATGATTTATGAACTTGGCTATCTTCCTAAAGCCAACGGCAGAGGAAGAGTTTATGAGGAGAGTTTCATGCTGGGAATGCGCCCTCAAACTGCAGCTTCAGGTACTCCCGAGGAACAGATGCGGGAACTAATGGGCACCTATGAGAACCTCAAAAAACTTATTATTAAAGAAGCTGGACAAAATACAGACAGTCTCATCGGCGCCGACGCACCTTATTCAGAAGAAAATTTAAAACATGCGGTTGAATTTATGAATGCTCTGGCAGCGGGCAAACTTCGGTACGCGACCTACTGGAGTTCGGTGGGTAAAACGTCGGAATTTAAACCTTCCATTACATTAGAGTTGCATCCATCTAAAATGGTAAAGGTGAAAGTGTTTCAAAACGAACCAGCAGAATAACGGCCGGATTTTTTAAATCTTTATGCTAACACCGGTTGACATTTTTCTTTTGATTGAATATCCTTAATTCTCCCTATTTTAGCGGTCTTAAAAATCTCCTATGACCGCCACCGGCTTTATTCAAAAATCCCTACCACTTTCAGACAAAAATATCAGTGCAACCCTGAAACTTCTGGGCGAAGACTGTACCATCCCTTTTATTTCCCGATACCGCAAAGATGCCACGGGAAACCTCGACGAAGTTCAGATTGAGCAGATCGCCAAACTCAATGCCCAGTTTGAGGAAATTATTAAAAGGAAAGAAAGCATCCTTAAATCCATTGAGGAACAGAACGCGCTGACCCCTGAACTGAAACAGCGGATTGAAACAAGTTTCGACCTTCAGGAACTGGAAGATCTGTATCTGCCTTTCAGGAAAAGAAGAAAAACCAAAGCCGACACCGCGAAAGAAAAAGGTCTGGAACCTTTGGCCAGAATCATTATGAGCCAGAAAGCGAATGACCTTCAGTTCCTTGCTTCAAAATACCTGAATGATGAGGTGACTTCTTTGGAAGACGCGCTTCAGGGCGCCAGAGACATTATGGCGGAATGGATTAATGAAAACGGCTACGTCCGCAAAAACCTCAGACGGTTATTCCAGCGGAAGGCATTGATTTCGTCCAAGGTGGTAAAAGCCAAAAAAGAAGAGGAAGCCGCACAGAAATTCTCCCAGTACTTTGACTGGGAAGAAAGCCTGAACAGAATTCCGTCGCACCGTCTTTTAGCGATGCTAAGAGCGGAAGCTGAAGGTTTTGTTAAAACCAAAATTGATGTCGACAAAGATGAAGCGCTCGACCTTATCGAAAACGCCATCCTGAAATCCAATAACGAATGTACAGATCAGATTGCAATTGCAGTCGCGGACAGTTATAAAAGATTGCTTGAACCCGCAATTTCCAACGAAACTTTGCAGGAAGCGAAACAGAAGGCAGACGAAAAAGCAATCGGCATCTTTTCTGAAAACCTCAGACAGCTGCTCCTCGCGCCGCCTTTGGGCGAAAAACGGATTCTTGCCATCGATCCCGGTTACCGAAGCGGCTGTAAGGTGGTCTGTCTGGATGAAAAAGGCGACCTCCTGCACAACGAAACGATCTACCCTCACGCGCCGCAAAACGAGAGCGGAATGGCGATGAAGAAGATCCGCTCCATGGTGAACGCTTATAATATTCAGGCGATCTCGATTGGAAACGGGACGGCAAGCCGGGAAACAGAGTTCTTTATAAAGAAAATAGCTTTCGATACGCCGCCTCAGGTTTTTGTCGTGTCCGAAGCCGGCGCGTCGGTGTATTCAGCAAGCAAAATTGCGAGGGATGAATTTCCATCTTTCGATGTCACGGTTCGCGGAGCCATTTCGATTGGCAGAAGACTTTCTGATCCATTGGCAGAACTCGTAAAGATCGATGCGAAATCAATCGGAGTCGGACAGTATCAGCACGATGTAGACCAGACCCAGCTGAAAAACGAACTGGATACTACCGTAATGAAATGCGTAAATTCTGTCGGAATCAATCTGAATACGGCAAGCAAATCGCTGTTGAGTTATGTCTCGGGAATCGGGGAAAAGATGGCAGAGAATATTGTGAATTACCGTGCAGAAAACGGAGCTTTTGAAGACAGAAAACAACTGAAAAAAGTTCCGAGACTGGGAGAAAAGGCTTTTCAGCAGGCCGCAGCTTTTGTGAGAATTGCCAACAGCAAAAACCCGCTGGACAATTCAGCGGTTCACCCGGAAGCCTACCCTGTCGTTGAGAAAATGGCAAAAGACTTAGGCATTAAAACCATCGACCTCATCGCTGATAAAGAAAAAATTGCATTGATCAGTCCTGAAAAATATGTAACCGAAACAATCGGTATTTTGGGGATTAAAGATATCCTGAAAGAACTGGAAAAACCCGGTTTGGATCCGAGGAAAGCGGCTAAAGTCTTTGAGTTTGACCCGAGCGTTAAAAGCATTAAAGATTTAAAAACCGGAATGATTCTGCCCGGCATCGTCAACAACATCACGGCGTTCGGCTGTTTTGTGGATCTCGGGATCAAGGAAAGCGGACTGGTGCATATTTCCCAGCTGAAAGACGGTTTTGTTTCCGATGTGAATGAAGTGGTGAAACTGCATCAGCACGTTCAGGTAAGGGTGACCGAAGTGGATGAGGCCAGAAAAAGGGTGCAGCTGAGTATGATACTCTAGATTTCAGGATGATTTTTCATATATTTATAAAACTTTCCTCCTTTTAAATGTTCAATGAAACTTCTGATTTACGCTTTTTTAATCTGCTTCATATTGGGCTGCTCGCAAAAAAGCCGGAAGAACCTGGACGATCAGTCGGTGTGGACGGTTTCGAGGCACGATGATCCCGAGAATAAGAACTTCAGAAAGATTAAAGTAAGATTTCACACTAACGGCTATGCCTACGAAGAAAACACAATCTTAAAATATCCCTACCACGTTTTTCACTTGCGCAACACTTTTGAATTTAACCGCAAACTCTACAGAATCCTGGAATGGACAGATAAAGAAATTGTGCTGCAGAACAGCGCTACTGATATTGTCATCATGTTGCGCCGGGAATAAGGCACTCTTTTGGCTATAAAATGCCAAACGGTTATTTCATGAAAAATATGCTTACAATCGACTGGTCCGCTATTGTCCTGGGAAGTGAAGAGTGGTCCTTTTTGCCGGAGGTGGCGCTTCGGACCCTCATCATGTTTATCATCATCATTACCGGCCTGCGGTTTATGGGAAAGCGCGGGGTGAAACAGCTGTCGGTAGTGGAACTTGTTGTTATTATCGGTTTGGGATCAGCCGCGGGCGATCCGATGTTCTACAAAGAGGTGGGGATCGTATTCTCGCTGCTTGTCTTCCTCATTATTATCTTGTTATATGCCGGACTGACCTATATCGTAGGGAAATCTAAAAAAGCGGAGGATATGCTGGAAGGTAAACCGCTGTGCCTGATTCAGGACGGTGTTTTTGTATTGGAAAACTTTAAAAAAGAAAATCTCGGAAGTGACGAATTCTTTGCAGAACTCAGGTTGAAAGGTATTTCTCACCTCGGCCAGGTGGAGACCGCAATTGAAGAGACTTCAGGCGAATTAAGCGTCTTTTATTATGCAGACGAAAACATCAGACCCGGACTTTCTGTAATGCCTGATTCCTTGAACAGACCTGTTAAAAATATTGAGACACCGGGTTGTTACTCCTGTACATTCTGCGGTTATACAGAAAACAAAGCTGTAGGTAATGCCGGTTGCTGCCCGCGCTGTAAAAGAGAGGACTGGGTGGAAGCCATCAATAAGAAAAGAATCAGTTAAAATGGGGTTGAACAAAAAGTTCCGGCATGAAAATCATCCGGAACTTTAGGACTGAGTTTAAATATTTTACTTTTGAAGTTTTTCCAGTAAAAGTTCTGCCACTTTTTCAGACGATGCAGGGTTCTGTCCCGTAATGAGCAGACCATCTTCCAGGGCGTAAGGTTCAAAATCACCTGCTTTGGAATAAATCCCGCCGTTCTGTTTCAGCATATCTTCTACCAGAAAAGGAACTACTTCGGTAAGCTGTACAAGATCTTCTTCACTGTTCGCAAACCCTGTTACCTTTTTACCTTTAACCAAAGGTTGACCCTCTTGGTTTTTCACATTTTTCAGCGCTGCAGGAGCGTGGCAAACCAACGCTACCGGTTTCTGAAGACCATAAAAAGTTTCTATCAGCGTTGCGGAATCCTCACTTTCTGCAAGGTCCCAAAGCGGTCCGTGACCTCCCGGATAAAATACGGCATCGTAATCCTGGGCAGAAATATCTGCCAGAGGAATCGTTCTGCTCAGTTTTTCCTGAAGTGCCTCATCAGCTTTGAAACGGATGGTGGCTTCAGTCTGGTTTTCTGGTTTATCACTGCTGGGATCGATCGGCGGCTGTCCTCCCGCAGGAGAAGCAAGGGTTACTTCGACCCCTTTATCAGTCAGATAATAATAGGGGCTTGCAAATTCTTCAATCCAGAAACCGGTTTTTTTTCCAGTGTTTCCCAGTTTGTCATGGGAAGTTAATACAAACAGTACGTGCATTGCTTTTGTTTTTTTAGTTACTTTAGTCAGTAAAAGAATGCGGGATATTTTCATCCGTAACAGGTGAAATCGCAACATTTTTACTGCTGTTTCACGTCAACATCTGTTCCAATTGGTGTGCAGCATCATTGAAACAATGAATAACGCAAATAGGCTGGCGAAAGGACCTCATCTTTTATGAAATTTAATCGAACCTGCTTTTTCACCGCTACTCCATCGGCTCGGATACCCACGGCGGAAGGAACACTGTTTGATAAACGGAAAAAAAAAGTGCGACCGATTCCTGAACGAAGTCAACAGCTGTGCCTGAGGCTCTCGAAGGTGGTGCCTGAGGCTCTCGAAGGCCAGCACTCATTTTATTTTGAAATACCCCTGTTGTATGGGAGTAAGATAAGTAACCACTTTTCGGCAAAAAACTTCTTTTATTTTTTCCCTGAAAAAATACGGTTGCATCTGGTGCAGACCAAATCATTCCAAAAATGTTACTTCATTGCAATACAGTCAGCAGGAGCTTTTGGACTTAATTAAGGATTTTATAAACAGTTAAAGGACTTTAAATATATACTTTGAAGATTAAATAGAAAACTTGAAAGTACCTGAAAGAATTGGCAGTATAAACTGATTGATATAATTTTTAGACATTTATTTTTAATATCTTTGATTCTATTGCTTTTAAGCTTTTTACAGGTATTTCAGAAAGACAGAATTATGAAAGACATCAAAACACTTATAAACAAAATAGTAAAATTTCGGGACGAAAGAGATTGGGGACAGTTTCATAATTCTAAAGATTTGGCGCTTGCACTTTCTGTGGAAGCCTCGGAGCTTCTTGAATTATTTCTTTGGAAAAAAAATGAAGACTTCAATGTAGACAAGCTAAAAGATGAATTAGCTGATGTGCTGATGTATGCATTGTTATTAGCGGATAAAAACAATCTGGATATTCATCAGATTGTGTTGGATAAGATTAAGAAAAATGCTGAAAAATATCCTGTCGATAAAGCTAAAGGGAATGCAACCAAATACAACGAACTGTAGTCTCAATTATCTTACTAATGAGTTTTAACATTAAACAATACTCTTTCGACACTGATCTGGAATCTGCCATACTTGAAAATCACCGTGAATTTCTCAATTGGCCACTTGTTTACTTTTTAGAAGAAGAAAAAAGTAAGGAAGCTTATGTCGGTGAAACGACTGACGTTCTCACCAGATTAAAAGCCCATTCTAAATCAGAGAGAAAAAAGAACTTAAGCAGTGTCAATTTGATTCTGAGTGAAATGTTTAATAAATCTGCGACTTTGGATGTTGAATCCAATCTTATCAGATATATTGCTGCAGACGGGATTTATTCCCTCCAAAATGGGAATCTGGGAATATCAAATCACCAGTACTACCAACAAAAGGAGACCTACTGGGAATTATTCAAAGATATCTGGGGTGAATTGAGAAGCATGGGAATTGCCAGACATTCCCTCGACTATATTGATAACTCTGATCTTTTTAAATATTCTCCTTACAAATCACTTTCTAAAGAACAGATTAACGGACTGAAAACAATTTTGATCTGTCTCTTAGATGAGCAGGCGAAAGTCAGTTTAATTCAGGGTGGAGCAGGTACCGGTAAATCGATTCTTGCCATTTTCCTTTTTAAGCTTTTAAAAACAGATTTAAATGACTTTAATTATTCAGATTTTGATGAGGAGGATGAAGAGCTGTTTAGGCTTTTAGAAAGTGTGAAAGCTAAATATGGAGATCTGAATATGGCTCTGGTCATACCGATGGCATCATTCCGTAAAACCATCTCTAATGTTTTTAAGAATATCAAGGGCCTGTCTCATAAGATGGTGATCGGACCTTCCGAAATAACCAGGCAAAAATATGATTTGCTTATTGTTGATGAGGGCCACCGTCTCAGAAGGAGGGTGAACCTCGGTTCTTATTTCGGAACTTTTGATAAAAATTGTGAGCTGTTAGGGTTAGATAAAATGACTTCCTCTGAATTGGATTGGATTCAGCTACAAAGTGAAAAATCCATTATTTTTTACGACCAGTTTCAATCCATCAAACCATCTGATGCCAGTCCGGAGAGTTTCTACGCTTTAAAACAACTGCCAAGTACACGCAATGAAAAGTTAATTACACAATTCAGGGTAAAGGGAGGAAATCAATATGTAAAGTTGGTTCATCAAATGTTTGATAAAGCAGACCTGACCGAACAAAATCAACAGAATACTGGATTTTATGATCTAAAATTGTTTGATGATTTAAATCAAATGGTTGAACAAATTCATGTAAAGGAAAATCAGAGAGGATTATCAAGAATGGTCGCAGGGTTTGCATGGGAATGGATTTCAAAAAATGATCGGTCAAAATTTGATATCGTAATTGGTGATACCGCATTACAATGGAACAGTATTGTAACAGATTGGGTGAATTCTCCAAATGCAATCAATGAGGTAGGTTGTATTCATACCACACAAGGTTATGATCTGAATTACACGGGAGTCATAATCGGACCGGAGCTGGATTATGATTTTACAACCAACGAATTAGTGGTCTATAAAGAAAATTATAAGGATAAAAACGGTAAAAACTCAATAAAAGATACTAAGGTTTTATTGGATTATGTCATTAATATTTACAAAACCATATTACTTAGAGGCATTGAAGGCACCTACATTTATGTGTGCAATCCAAATTTGAGGAAATACTTCGCACAGGTGATTCCGTCATTTAAGAATTCTAAAGATGAGGTGATGGCTTACGCTATCGTTGATACTCCTAATGAATTTACGGTTCCTTATTATGATCTTGAAATTGCAGCCGGACAGTTTTCCGACTTGCAGACGGTAGCAGAAGTAAAATATATAGAATTAAAAAACATGACCAA
The window above is part of the Kaistella faecalis genome. Proteins encoded here:
- a CDS encoding DUF2075 domain-containing protein gives rise to the protein MSFNIKQYSFDTDLESAILENHREFLNWPLVYFLEEEKSKEAYVGETTDVLTRLKAHSKSERKKNLSSVNLILSEMFNKSATLDVESNLIRYIAADGIYSLQNGNLGISNHQYYQQKETYWELFKDIWGELRSMGIARHSLDYIDNSDLFKYSPYKSLSKEQINGLKTILICLLDEQAKVSLIQGGAGTGKSILAIFLFKLLKTDLNDFNYSDFDEEDEELFRLLESVKAKYGDLNMALVIPMASFRKTISNVFKNIKGLSHKMVIGPSEITRQKYDLLIVDEGHRLRRRVNLGSYFGTFDKNCELLGLDKMTSSELDWIQLQSEKSIIFYDQFQSIKPSDASPESFYALKQLPSTRNEKLITQFRVKGGNQYVKLVHQMFDKADLTEQNQQNTGFYDLKLFDDLNQMVEQIHVKENQRGLSRMVAGFAWEWISKNDRSKFDIVIGDTALQWNSIVTDWVNSPNAINEVGCIHTTQGYDLNYTGVIIGPELDYDFTTNELVVYKENYKDKNGKNSIKDTKVLLDYVINIYKTILLRGIEGTYIYVCNPNLRKYFAQVIPSFKNSKDEVMAYAIVDTPNEFTVPYYDLEIAAGQFSDLQTVAEVKYIELKNMTNHPDYFVCRVMGESMNKVIPNRSLCLFKKYSAGSRNGLITLVEGADIFDSETGANYTIKEYTSKKTIDEEGWHHEEISLKPLSTQSFEAISLRDEETMNFKVIGVFEKVL
- a CDS encoding DUF421 domain-containing protein; this encodes MKNMLTIDWSAIVLGSEEWSFLPEVALRTLIMFIIIITGLRFMGKRGVKQLSVVELVVIIGLGSAAGDPMFYKEVGIVFSLLVFLIIILLYAGLTYIVGKSKKAEDMLEGKPLCLIQDGVFVLENFKKENLGSDEFFAELRLKGISHLGQVETAIEETSGELSVFYYADENIRPGLSVMPDSLNRPVKNIETPGCYSCTFCGYTENKAVGNAGCCPRCKREDWVEAINKKRIS
- a CDS encoding Tex family protein — translated: MTATGFIQKSLPLSDKNISATLKLLGEDCTIPFISRYRKDATGNLDEVQIEQIAKLNAQFEEIIKRKESILKSIEEQNALTPELKQRIETSFDLQELEDLYLPFRKRRKTKADTAKEKGLEPLARIIMSQKANDLQFLASKYLNDEVTSLEDALQGARDIMAEWINENGYVRKNLRRLFQRKALISSKVVKAKKEEEAAQKFSQYFDWEESLNRIPSHRLLAMLRAEAEGFVKTKIDVDKDEALDLIENAILKSNNECTDQIAIAVADSYKRLLEPAISNETLQEAKQKADEKAIGIFSENLRQLLLAPPLGEKRILAIDPGYRSGCKVVCLDEKGDLLHNETIYPHAPQNESGMAMKKIRSMVNAYNIQAISIGNGTASRETEFFIKKIAFDTPPQVFVVSEAGASVYSASKIARDEFPSFDVTVRGAISIGRRLSDPLAELVKIDAKSIGVGQYQHDVDQTQLKNELDTTVMKCVNSVGINLNTASKSLLSYVSGIGEKMAENIVNYRAENGAFEDRKQLKKVPRLGEKAFQQAAAFVRIANSKNPLDNSAVHPEAYPVVEKMAKDLGIKTIDLIADKEKIALISPEKYVTETIGILGIKDILKELEKPGLDPRKAAKVFEFDPSVKSIKDLKTGMILPGIVNNITAFGCFVDLGIKESGLVHISQLKDGFVSDVNEVVKLHQHVQVRVTEVDEARKRVQLSMIL
- a CDS encoding nucleotide pyrophosphohydrolase: MKDIKTLINKIVKFRDERDWGQFHNSKDLALALSVEASELLELFLWKKNEDFNVDKLKDELADVLMYALLLADKNNLDIHQIVLDKIKKNAEKYPVDKAKGNATKYNEL
- a CDS encoding type 1 glutamine amidotransferase domain-containing protein, whose translation is MKISRILLLTKVTKKTKAMHVLFVLTSHDKLGNTGKKTGFWIEEFASPYYYLTDKGVEVTLASPAGGQPPIDPSSDKPENQTEATIRFKADEALQEKLSRTIPLADISAQDYDAVFYPGGHGPLWDLAESEDSATLIETFYGLQKPVALVCHAPAALKNVKNQEGQPLVKGKKVTGFANSEEDLVQLTEVVPFLVEDMLKQNGGIYSKAGDFEPYALEDGLLITGQNPASSEKVAELLLEKLQK